AGACGCCGCGCGGGATGCCGGCGGTCGTGGAGCGGGTGAGGCGCCGCGCCTCGCCGTCGGGCAGCTCCAGCACCCAGATATCCGGGTTGCGGTCGGGGCCGGTGAGGGTGAAGGCGAGCCGCCTGGAGTCCGGCGAGAAGGCGAAGCCGCCGAAGACCCCCTCGGGCACCTGCGGGTCGGGCATCCTGCGGCCCTCCCCGGTGAACAGCATGAGGTCCGAGTATCCCTCGACGTTGCGGGTGGCGACGAGGTAGCGGCCGTCGCGCGAGAGCTCCACTTCTTCGACGTCGTGGTCGTCGGGGGTGAGGTACTCGATCTTTTGCGTCGCGAGATCCAGCCGCGCGAGCCTGAGGAAGTCCCCGTCGCGGTCGGTGGCGAGGAAGACGCTCCGCCCGTCGGGCGTCATGCGCGCCGAATGGAAGCGGGCCTCGCCCTCGTGCGGCGTGAGCAGGGTCGCCTCGCCGCTGGCGAGGTCCAGGAGGTACAGATCCCCGTCCATGTTGGAGCGGTGGCGGGAGACGAGGAGGGAGGAGCCGTCCGGAGCCCAGTCGGCGACGGCGTGGTAGCCCTCGGTCTCCCACACCAGCTCCGGCTCCCCGTCCGGCAGCCGCTGTACGTAGACGTCGAAGTCCGTCCCGTTGCGGCGGGTGGCGGTGTAGGCGATGGCCTGCCCGTCCGGCGAGAAGGCCCCGAACTGGTGTATGGCGTCGGGTTGCCGGGTGAGGTCCCGCTCGAGCCCCGTCCGCCGGTCGAGTACGAAGAGCTGCATCCGCTCGTTGCCCCCCGCGTCCATCGAGTAGAGGAGCCTCTCCTCGGCCGGGGAGTACTCCGCCTGCGCCACCCGCTCCTCGTGGAAGGTCAGCTGCTCGGGCCAGCCCCCCTCCGCCGCCACCTCCCAGGCCTGGGGTACCCCGGTGATGCTCGTTATGAACGTTACCCGACGGCCGTCCGGAGACCACCCGGCCCCGTAGGCGCCCCGGATCTTCAGAAAACGACCGAAATCGTAGCCCATGATCTCCCTCCCTTGTGCCGAAAACCGCATTAAAACACACAAAACCCCCGCCCCCGAATCCCACCGGAGCCCGTGAACCCATTCACCACAGCGTATATGCAACACCTTGTTCGTGCTTGACACCGCTTGTTGCCGTGTTAGGGTCTCGCGCCTGTGTAGTGAAAGCGACTTTGGAGGGGGACTCCTTTTGAGGTCTTTGCTCAAAGTCTTTGTGTTGGCCGGTGCGCTGGCGGTTGCGGTCGCCTTCGCCGGTGAGGAGGCCCAGGCGGAGCCCGTGGTGGCGAGCTGGTACGGGCCCGGGTTCGAGGGGGCGCTCACGGCGAGCGGCGAGCCCTTCAACCCCTACGCCTACACGGCGGCTCACCCGTATCTGCCCTTCGGGACGCAGCTGGAGGTCTGCTACCAGGGTTGTGTGACGGTCACGGTCAACGACCGCGGTCCGTTCGTGGCGGGCCGGGGACTCGACCTCTCGCAGGCTGCCGCGGCGGCCATCGGCCTCACCTACGTCGGCGCCGACGTGGTGGACGTGCGGGTGGTTAGCTACCCGTACTAGGCCTGCCGGAGGGCCCTGTGAGGGCGGGCGCGGCGGGGAAAACCGCCGCGCCCGTTCTTTTTGTCAGTAGTCCGGTTTCGGGACCTCTTCGAACTCGCCTCTGTCCGCCCCGCACTCCGGGCACTTCTCCGGCAGTTCGCCCTCTACGTGGTAGCCGCAGGCGGTGCAGGTCCAGAGGAGGGGTTCGGCTCTCTCTCCGTCCATGGCCGGTTCGTTCCCCGGTGGGGGGAGTTTGAAACCCGCGGATATATCGGTATCCTAGCCGGGCTACGGAGGTCCTTGATAGGGAGCGAGCGACGGGAGGCCCGGAGGTGTCCAAGGCCAGACCCCCCATCGTCATAGAGGACGTCTACCCCGAGCTGGACTGCGGGCGCTACCCCGTCAAGCGGGAGGTCGGCGACCGGCTGGAGGTGTGGGCGGACATCTTCAAGGACGGCCACGATCTCATCTCAGCGGTGGTCAAGTATCGGGAGAGGGGGGTGCGGCGCTGGTCCGAGGTGCCCATGCGCCACTACGAGAACGACCGCTGGACGGCGGGCTTCCCGCTCACCAAGAACACCCGCTACCAGTACACCATCGAGGCCTGGCCGGACGAGTTCGAGACCTGGCGGGCCGAGGTGGGGAAGAAGCTCGAGGCCGGGCAGCGGGTGGAGGTCGAGCTGCTGGAGGGGCGGGAGATCGTCGAGCGGGCCTACTCGCGCTCCAAGGACAAGCGCCTCCGGCAGACCCTCGACGCCTTCGACGCCGCGGGGTACGAGGGGCGGCTCGCGCTGCTGCGCTCCGAGGAGGTGCGGGGGCTGATGCGGGAGCATCCCGACCGTTCGCTCTCGAGCACCTACGGGAGGACGCTCGAGGTGGTGGTGGACCGGGAGAGGGCCCGGTATGGGGCCTGGTACGAGATGTTCCCCCGCTCCCAGGGGACCGTTCCGGGCAGGAGCGCCACCTTCCGGGAGGCCGAGGCGCGGCTGGACGAGATCTCCTGGATGGGCTTCGACGTGGTCTACCTCACGCCCATCCACCCCATCGGGAGGACCAACCGCAAGGGGCGCAACAACGCCCTCGTGGCCGGGCCCGGCGATCCGGGCAGCCCCTACGCCATCGGGAGCGAGGAGGGGGGGCACAAGGCCGTCCACCCCGAGCTCGGGACGCTGGAGGACTTCCGGCGCTTCGTGGCGGCCGCCGGGGAGCGCGGGATGGAGGTCGCGCTCGACCTCGCCCTGCAGTGCTCGCCCGACCATCCCTATCTCAGGGAGCACCCCGACTGGTTCAGGCGGCGGCCCGACGGCACCATCAAGTACGCCGAGAACCCGCCCAAAAAGTACGAGGACATCGTCAACGTGGACTTCTATTGCGAGGACTGGGAGAGTCTGTGGCGAGAGTGGCTGGAGGTCATCCTCTTCTGGGTCTCCCAGGGCGTCAAGATCTTCCGGGTGGACAACCCGCACACCAAGCCCTTCCCCTTCTGGGAGTGGGTGATCCGTGAGGTGCAGGAGCGGCACCCCGACGTGATCTTCCTCTCCGAGGCCTTCACCCGGCCCAAGGTGATGAAGGCCCTCGCCAAGCTCGGCTTCACCCAGTCCTACACCTACTTCACCTGGCGCAACACCAAGCAGGAGCTCACCGAGTACCTCACCGAGCTCACCATGGACTGGCCCAAGGAGTACATGCGCCCCAACTTCTTCGCCAACACCCACGACATCCTGCCGCACATCCTGCAGTTCGGGGGGCGGCCCGCGTTCATGATGCGCCTGGTGCTCGCGGCCACCCTCTCCCCGACCTACGGCATCTACAGCGGTTACGAGCTCTGCGAGAACACCCCGCGCGGCGAGAGGGGCACCACCGTCTACTACCAGGACTCCGAGGTCTACGAGTACAAAGTCTGGGACTGGGACAGGCCCGGCAACATCAAGGGCTACATCCGGAGGGTGAACGAGATCCGGCGCGAGAACCCCGCGCTGCAGGAGCTCACCAACCTCTCCTTCCTCCCCGCCCCCGACGACAACATCCTCTTCTACGGCAAGAGGAGCGGGGAGAACGCCGTCTTCGTCGCGGTCAACCTCGACCCGCACGACGCCCACGACACCCACGTGCAGTTTCCCCTGTGGGAGCTCGGGATCGGGGAGGACGAGCCCTACGTGGTCGAGGAGCTCATAACCCGCCGCGAGATCCCGGCGCGCGGCAGCTGGTTCTGGGTGCGGCTCGACCCCCACCAGAACCCGGCCGAGATCTTCCGCCTCAGGAGGGCGGTATGACCCAGACGGCCCGCAGGGGGGCGGCGCGCCGGGAGGAGGCCTACCGGGAGGACCCTCTCTGGTACAAGGACGCCATCATCTACCAGCTGCACGTGAAGGCCTTCTTCGACTCGGACAACGACGGCATCGGGGACTTCAGGGGTCTGACGCAGCGGCTGGAGTACATAAAAGACCTCGGGGCCAACGCCATCTGGCTCATGCCCTTCTATCCCTCCCCGATGCGCGACGACGGCTACGACATCTCCGAGTACAAGAACGTCCACCCCGACTACGGCACCCGCCGCGACTTCCGGGCCTTCGTGCGCAAGGCCCATGCTTTGGGCCTCAAGGTCATAACCGAGCTGGTCATAAACCACACCTCCGATCAGCACCCCTGGTTCCAGCGGGCCAGGAAGGCGCCCAAGAACTCCGTCTGGCGCAACTTCTACGTCTGGAGCGACACGGACAAGAAGTACGCCGACGCCCGGATCATCTTCACCGACACCGAGACCTCCAACTGGACCTGGGATCCGGTCGCCCAGCAGTACTACTGGCACCGGTTCTTCAGCCACCAGCCCGACCTCAACCACGACAACCCCCGGGTCTTCGACGCCATCATGCGGGTGATGCGCTTCTGGCTGGATGCCGGGGTGGACGGGCTGAGGCTCGACGCCATCCCCTACCTCATAGAGCGCGAGGGGACCGACTGCGAGAACCTGCCGGAGACCCACGAGATCCTCAAGCGAATGCGGGCCGAGCTCGACGCCCGCTACGAGAACAGGATCTTCCTGGCCGAGGCCAACCAGTGGCCCGAGGACGTCCTGCCGTACTTCGGGGACGGCGACGAGTGCCACATGGCCTTCCACTTCCCGCTGATGCCCCGGATCTACATGGCCGTGGCCCAGGAGGACAGGCATCCCATCGTCGAGATCATGCAGCAGACCCCGGAGATTCCCTCCAGCTGCCAGTGGGCCATCTTCCTCCGCAACCACGACGAGCTCACCCTGGAGATGGTCACCGACAGAGAGCGGGACTACATGTACCAGACCTACGCCGCCGACCCCCGCGCCCGGATAAATTTGGGCATCCGGCGCCGGCTCGCCCCCCTCATGGAGAACGACCGGGCCCGCATAGAGCTGCTCAACAGCCTGCTCATGAGCATGCCCGGTACCCCCATCATCTACTACGGTGACGAGATCGGGATGGGGGACAACGTCTTCCTCGGGGACCGCAACGCCGTGCGCACCCCCATGCAGTGGACCTCCGACCGGAACGCGGGCTTCTCCCGCGCCGACCCCCACGGGCTCTACCTGCCCCCGATCATGGACCCGGTCTACGGCTATGAGGCGCTCAACGTCGAGGCCCAGAGCCGCAGCCCGGGCTCGCTGCTGAACTGGATGAAGCGGATCATCGCGGTGCGCAAGGCCCACAAGGCCTTCGGGCGCGGAACGCTGGAGTTCCTGCACCCCGGCAACCGCAAGGTGCTCGCCTACCTGCGGGAGTACGAGGGGGAGACGATCCTCTGCGTGGCCAACCTCTCCCGCTCGGCCCAGCCGGTCGAGCTGGACCTCTCCCGGTTCAACGGCCGGGTGCCGGTGGAGATGCTGGGCGGCAGCAGCTTCCCGCCCATCGGCTCGCTGCCGTACTTCCTGACCCTCCCCGGCCACAGCTTCTACTGGTTCAACCTCACCATGGAGGCCGAGGCCCCGAGCTGGCACCAGGAGAGCCCCCGCTTCTTCGAGCCGCCGGTGGTGGTGCTGCCGGCCGGTCGCCAGACGGCCCGGGACATCCGCCGGCTGCCGCTCCGCCTGCAGCCCCGACAGATAGCCCAGCTGGAGCAGGAGGCGCTGCCGGCCTTCCTGAGCGTCCGGCGGTGGTTCGCGGCGAAGGGCAGCGAGATAGAGCGGGTGAGCCTCGTCGCGCAGGGGGAGTTCGGACCGGACCGGCTGCTGGCGCTGCTGCGGGTCGGGGCCGGAGGCGTGGAACACACCTACTTCCTGCCGCTCGCCGCCGCCTGGGAGGACGAGGGCGGAGATCGGGTCTCCTCCCTGATGCCCCACGCCTTGGCCAAGATCCGGCGTCGCTACCGGGTCGGCGTCCTTTTCGACGCCCTCTCGGACGAGGGCTTCTGCCGGGAGGTGGTGTCGGCGATGGCCGGGGGGCGGGAGCTCGAGATGGACGGGGGGCGGGTGCGCTTCTACGCGACCGGCGCCCTCGAGGAGCTGCTCGGGGAGGAGCCGGTGGAAGAGCTCGTCGTCCGGCGGGCCTCCGTGGAGCAGAGCAACACCTCCGTGATCCTGGGCGAGCGGCTGGTGCTCAAGGCCTACCGCCGGCTCGAGCCGGGCGTGAACCCGGAGCTGGAGATCGGGCGCTACCTCACCGAGGTGCGCCGCTTCCCCAACACCCCGCCGCTGGCCGGGGCCGTGGAGTACGAGGACCCGCAGTCGGGGACGGTCTCCCTCGCCCTCCTGCAGGGCTTCGTCCCCAGCCAGGGCGACGGCTGGTCCTACGTGCTGGGGTATCTGGACCGCTACCTGGAGCGGCGCCTGCTGGCCTCCTGGAGCCCGGAGGAGGAGTCCCCCGCCGAGCCCGCCGCGCGCGAGGGGCAGGAGGCCGAGGAGGGCTTCTTCATGGAGCTGATGCAGACCCTCGGGGTGCGCACCGGTGGGCTGCACGCGGCCCTCGCCGCTCCCACCGACGATGAGGCCTTCGCCCCCGAGGAGGCCCCGCAGGAGGAGGTCTCCCGCTGGGTGGAGGGGGTGCTGGACGATCTGCGGCTCACCCTGAGCCTCCTGGAGCGCCACCGGTCCAGGCTGCCCGAGGAGGTGCGGCCCGACGTGGAGCGGCTGCTGCGGCTGGAGGCGCGGGCCTTCGACCGGCTGGAGTCGATCGCCGCCATGGGCATCCGGACCGTGAAGACCCGCCACCACGGGGACTACCACCTCGGGCAGGTGCTGGTGGCGGGCAACGACTTCCAGATCATAGACTTCGAGGGCGAGCCCGCCCGCACCCTGGAGGAACGCCGCCGCAAGCACTCTCCGTTGCGCGACGTGGCCGGGATGCTCCGCTCCTTCGACTACGCCGCCCAGACCGCCCTCGCGAACCTGGGGGCCGACCGGGCGCTCGGGGAGGACCCGGAGCCCGTGGTGCGGCTCTGGGAGCGGGAGGTCCGGCGGGCCTTTTTGGAGGGCTATGCCGAGGGCGTCCGGGGGGCCGGGGTGCTCCCGGAGGACGGGGAGCAGGCCTCGGCCCTCATCGAGCTTTTCGCCCTGGAGAAGGCTCTGTACGAGATCCGCTACGAGCTGGACAACCGGCCGGACTGGATCGGGATCCCGGTCCGGGGTGTCCTGGACCTTCTGACGCGGGAGGAGGGACCGTGAGGTACGAAGAAGCCGTCCGCGCAGTGGTCACCGGCGACCATCCCGACCCCTTCTCGTTCCTGGGGCCGCATCCGGAGGCGGGACGGCGGGTGGTGCGGGCCTTTCTGCCGGGGGCCGCGCGGGTGCGGCTGGTCGCGCCCTCCGGGGGCATCCTCGGGGAGCTGGAGCGCGTCCACCCGGAGGGGCTCTTCTCGGGCCCCCTCTCCGGCAACGGCCGCTACCGGCTGCGGGTCCTCTGGGAGAGCGGGGGGGAGGAGGAGCTCGAGGACCCCTACCGGTTCCCGCCCGTCCTGAGCGACTACGACCTCTACCTCTTCGGGGAGGGGAACAACCACCGCATCTACCGGCACCTCGGGGCACACCCGGCGGAGATCGACGGCGTCTCCGGCACCACCTTCGCCGTGTGGGCCCCCAACGCCCGCAGGGTCTCGGTGGTGGGGGACTTCAACCTCTGGGACGGCCGGCGGCACCCCATGCGCAACCGCAACGGGGTGTGGGAGATCTTTTTGCCCGGCGTCGGCGAGGGGGCGCTCTACAAGTACGAGATAAAGGACGCGGGTGGCTCCCTGCTGCCGCTCAAGGCCGACCCCTACGGCTTCTTCGCCGAGCAGTACCCGGGCACCGCCTCCATCGTCTGGGACCTCTCCCGCCACCGGTGGGAGGACGGGGAGTGGATGGAGCGGCGGGGAAGCAGGAACGCCCCGGATGCTCCCATGGCCATCTACGAGGTTCACCTGGGCTCCTGGCGCCGCCACCCGGACGGCTCCCACCTCACCTACCGCGAGCTGGCCGAGGAGCTCGTCCCCTACGTCAGTGGGCTCGGCTACACCCACGTCGAGTTCCTGCCCCCCATGGAGCACCCCTTCGGCGGCTCGTGGGGCTACCAGCCCGTGGGGCTCTTCGCCCCCACCAGCCGATTCGGGCCGCCCGAGGACTTCAAGCACCTGGTCGAAGCCTTCCACCAGGCGGGCATCGGGGTCATCGCCGACTGGGTCCCGGCACACTTCCCCGAGGACGCCCACGGCCTCGCCCGTTTCGACGGCACCCACCTCTACGAGCACGCCGACCCCCGCAAGGGCCGCCACCCGGACTGGGGCACCCTCATCTACAACTACGGGCGCAACGAGGTGCGCAACTTCCTCGTCTCCAACGCCCTCTTCTGGCTCGACGAGTACCACCTCGACGGCCTCAGGGTGGACGCCGTGGCCTCCATGCTCTACCTGGACTACTCCCGCAAGGAGGGCGAGTGGGTCCCCAACGAGCACGGGGGCAACGAGAACCTGGAGGCCATAGCCTTCCTGCGGCGGATGAACGAGGTGGTCTACGGGGAGGTGCCGGGGACCTTCACCGTCGCCGAGGAATCCACCGCCTGGCCGATGGTCTCCCGGCCCACCCACATGGGGGGCTTGGGCTTCGGCTACAAGTGGAACATGGGCTGGATGCACGACACCCTGCAGTACATGAAGGAGGATCCCGTCCACCGCCGCTACCACCACGACAGGATCACCTTCGGCCTCCTCTACGCCTTCGACGAGAACTTCATCCTGCCCCTCTCCCACGACGAGGTGGTGCACGGCAAGGGCTCGCTTTTGGAGAGGATGCCCGGCGACGACTGGCAGCGCTTCGCCAACCTGCGCGCCTACTACGGCTTCATGTACGCCCACCCCGGCAAGCAGCTGCTGTTCATGGGCGGGGAGTTCGCCCAGGAGCGCGAGTGGGACAGCGGCTCCCAGCTCGACTGGCACCTGCTGGAGGGGGGCGAAAACCGGGGCGTGCGCGAGCTCGTCGCAGACCTCAACGCCCTCTACCGCGCCACCCCCGCCCTGCATCAGGTGGACTTCGAGCCGGAGGGCTTCGAGTGGGTGGAGGGCGGCGACGTCGAGCAGAGCGTGATCTCCTTTCTGCGCCGCGCCCGCAACCCGGAGGACTTCGTGCTCGTGGTCTGCAACTTCACCCCGGTGGTGAGGCACGGCTACCGGGTCGGGGTGCCGCGCGGGGGCGCCTACGAGGAGCTCCTCAACACCGACGATGCCCGCTACGGCGGGAGCGGGGTGACAAGCGGCGAACTCGAGGCCGAAGGGACGCCCTGGCACGGCAGGCCCTTCTCCCTCCCGCTCACCCTCCCGCCGCTGGCGACCGTCTTCCTGCGGCCCCGCCCGGTGTAGACTTAGCCCTCCTTTGTCAAAAGGCAGCTGTCCCGGACGGCGGACGACCGGGTGCAGAGGACGAGAAGAGAAGGAGCCTGGATACCTTGAGCGAGCAGCGCAGCG
The Rubrobacter xylanophilus genome window above contains:
- a CDS encoding S9 family peptidase is translated as MGYDFGRFLKIRGAYGAGWSPDGRRVTFITSITGVPQAWEVAAEGGWPEQLTFHEERVAQAEYSPAEERLLYSMDAGGNERMQLFVLDRRTGLERDLTRQPDAIHQFGAFSPDGQAIAYTATRRNGTDFDVYVQRLPDGEPELVWETEGYHAVADWAPDGSSLLVSRHRSNMDGDLYLLDLASGEATLLTPHEGEARFHSARMTPDGRSVFLATDRDGDFLRLARLDLATQKIEYLTPDDHDVEEVELSRDGRYLVATRNVEGYSDLMLFTGEGRRMPDPQVPEGVFGGFAFSPDSRRLAFTLTGPDRNPDIWVLELPDGEARRLTRSTTAGIPRGVFRRPRLVRYPTFDDREIPALFYEPEAENAPVIVDVHGGPEAQERPDFNPVTQYLVHRGYAVFAPNVRGSTGYGKTYTHLDDVRKRMDSVRDLAHAALWLRENGYEKIAVMGGSYGGFMVLAALTEYPDLWSAGVDIVGIANLVTFLENTGSYRRALREAEYGSLERDREFLESISPIHKAERIRAPLMVIHGKNDPRVPVGEAEQIVERVRRSGGAVEYLLYDDEGHGLAKLKNRLDAYPRIAAFLDEHLGA
- a CDS encoding rubredoxin-like domain-containing protein; protein product: MDGERAEPLLWTCTACGYHVEGELPEKCPECGADRGEFEEVPKPDY
- the glgB gene encoding 1,4-alpha-glucan branching protein GlgB — protein: MRYEEAVRAVVTGDHPDPFSFLGPHPEAGRRVVRAFLPGAARVRLVAPSGGILGELERVHPEGLFSGPLSGNGRYRLRVLWESGGEEELEDPYRFPPVLSDYDLYLFGEGNNHRIYRHLGAHPAEIDGVSGTTFAVWAPNARRVSVVGDFNLWDGRRHPMRNRNGVWEIFLPGVGEGALYKYEIKDAGGSLLPLKADPYGFFAEQYPGTASIVWDLSRHRWEDGEWMERRGSRNAPDAPMAIYEVHLGSWRRHPDGSHLTYRELAEELVPYVSGLGYTHVEFLPPMEHPFGGSWGYQPVGLFAPTSRFGPPEDFKHLVEAFHQAGIGVIADWVPAHFPEDAHGLARFDGTHLYEHADPRKGRHPDWGTLIYNYGRNEVRNFLVSNALFWLDEYHLDGLRVDAVASMLYLDYSRKEGEWVPNEHGGNENLEAIAFLRRMNEVVYGEVPGTFTVAEESTAWPMVSRPTHMGGLGFGYKWNMGWMHDTLQYMKEDPVHRRYHHDRITFGLLYAFDENFILPLSHDEVVHGKGSLLERMPGDDWQRFANLRAYYGFMYAHPGKQLLFMGGEFAQEREWDSGSQLDWHLLEGGENRGVRELVADLNALYRATPALHQVDFEPEGFEWVEGGDVEQSVISFLRRARNPEDFVLVVCNFTPVVRHGYRVGVPRGGAYEELLNTDDARYGGSGVTSGELEAEGTPWHGRPFSLPLTLPPLATVFLRPRPV
- a CDS encoding alpha-1,4-glucan--maltose-1-phosphate maltosyltransferase, with translation MSKARPPIVIEDVYPELDCGRYPVKREVGDRLEVWADIFKDGHDLISAVVKYRERGVRRWSEVPMRHYENDRWTAGFPLTKNTRYQYTIEAWPDEFETWRAEVGKKLEAGQRVEVELLEGREIVERAYSRSKDKRLRQTLDAFDAAGYEGRLALLRSEEVRGLMREHPDRSLSSTYGRTLEVVVDRERARYGAWYEMFPRSQGTVPGRSATFREAEARLDEISWMGFDVVYLTPIHPIGRTNRKGRNNALVAGPGDPGSPYAIGSEEGGHKAVHPELGTLEDFRRFVAAAGERGMEVALDLALQCSPDHPYLREHPDWFRRRPDGTIKYAENPPKKYEDIVNVDFYCEDWESLWREWLEVILFWVSQGVKIFRVDNPHTKPFPFWEWVIREVQERHPDVIFLSEAFTRPKVMKALAKLGFTQSYTYFTWRNTKQELTEYLTELTMDWPKEYMRPNFFANTHDILPHILQFGGRPAFMMRLVLAATLSPTYGIYSGYELCENTPRGERGTTVYYQDSEVYEYKVWDWDRPGNIKGYIRRVNEIRRENPALQELTNLSFLPAPDDNILFYGKRSGENAVFVAVNLDPHDAHDTHVQFPLWELGIGEDEPYVVEELITRREIPARGSWFWVRLDPHQNPAEIFRLRRAV
- the treS gene encoding maltose alpha-D-glucosyltransferase; its protein translation is MTQTARRGAARREEAYREDPLWYKDAIIYQLHVKAFFDSDNDGIGDFRGLTQRLEYIKDLGANAIWLMPFYPSPMRDDGYDISEYKNVHPDYGTRRDFRAFVRKAHALGLKVITELVINHTSDQHPWFQRARKAPKNSVWRNFYVWSDTDKKYADARIIFTDTETSNWTWDPVAQQYYWHRFFSHQPDLNHDNPRVFDAIMRVMRFWLDAGVDGLRLDAIPYLIEREGTDCENLPETHEILKRMRAELDARYENRIFLAEANQWPEDVLPYFGDGDECHMAFHFPLMPRIYMAVAQEDRHPIVEIMQQTPEIPSSCQWAIFLRNHDELTLEMVTDRERDYMYQTYAADPRARINLGIRRRLAPLMENDRARIELLNSLLMSMPGTPIIYYGDEIGMGDNVFLGDRNAVRTPMQWTSDRNAGFSRADPHGLYLPPIMDPVYGYEALNVEAQSRSPGSLLNWMKRIIAVRKAHKAFGRGTLEFLHPGNRKVLAYLREYEGETILCVANLSRSAQPVELDLSRFNGRVPVEMLGGSSFPPIGSLPYFLTLPGHSFYWFNLTMEAEAPSWHQESPRFFEPPVVVLPAGRQTARDIRRLPLRLQPRQIAQLEQEALPAFLSVRRWFAAKGSEIERVSLVAQGEFGPDRLLALLRVGAGGVEHTYFLPLAAAWEDEGGDRVSSLMPHALAKIRRRYRVGVLFDALSDEGFCREVVSAMAGGRELEMDGGRVRFYATGALEELLGEEPVEELVVRRASVEQSNTSVILGERLVLKAYRRLEPGVNPELEIGRYLTEVRRFPNTPPLAGAVEYEDPQSGTVSLALLQGFVPSQGDGWSYVLGYLDRYLERRLLASWSPEEESPAEPAAREGQEAEEGFFMELMQTLGVRTGGLHAALAAPTDDEAFAPEEAPQEEVSRWVEGVLDDLRLTLSLLERHRSRLPEEVRPDVERLLRLEARAFDRLESIAAMGIRTVKTRHHGDYHLGQVLVAGNDFQIIDFEGEPARTLEERRRKHSPLRDVAGMLRSFDYAAQTALANLGADRALGEDPEPVVRLWEREVRRAFLEGYAEGVRGAGVLPEDGEQASALIELFALEKALYEIRYELDNRPDWIGIPVRGVLDLLTREEGP
- a CDS encoding septal ring lytic transglycosylase RlpA family protein, which produces MRSLLKVFVLAGALAVAVAFAGEEAQAEPVVASWYGPGFEGALTASGEPFNPYAYTAAHPYLPFGTQLEVCYQGCVTVTVNDRGPFVAGRGLDLSQAAAAAIGLTYVGADVVDVRVVSYPY